In Torulaspora delbrueckii CBS 1146 chromosome 1, complete genome, one genomic interval encodes:
- the TDEL0A07860 gene encoding serine/threonine-protein kinase (similar to Saccharomyces cerevisiae KIN82 (YCR091W) and YNR047W; ancestral locus Anc_6.371): MDDQELYSRPSTPGDKERSLSFSKLIPRSFRRNVSGASGNGSSNTSHSSVNVQEQFQQETVEGSDTEVTTKVVVAGVEEEQDVGVPDLTSSVSSTQAQQSSRFSRFKSIFHGSPNENKSGEKSRRNTSPVEDQQDSEFQQERIDEDQAEDSNLSVGSAVSNLTPTTRKRSPSTPTMPTHLTSAGGKNLGRQESRGHTGSFSTNPFRNDRDRSGTIRSNNPYFVYQGLPPHALSSQDLDYSLNLSSSKHGDSLLATTSVTTPTSSATSAALQKEHKNLSNLSLNEIKENEEVNEFYKNDSSPGKKDVKAGKFESPLLTPDSAQPFPSIVIGCDNEGDEDEIFPLSQSALSSPYNGHLKQRYLDDNDLRSKPALRRAASVPDATKDLSPMNSGKQRGNSSSSAFAPLEKLPDLEEPKRSRRLRNKSFSNKFRDITVGPQSFEKVRLLGQGDVGKVYLVKEKRTNRLYALKIFSKAEMIKRKKIKRILAEQEILATSNHPFIVTLYHSFQSEDYLYLCMEYCMGGEFFRALQTRKTKCISEDDARFYASEVTAALEYLHLMGCIYRDLKPENILLHKSGHIMLSDFDLSIQAKDAKNPVVKGSAQSTLVDTKICSNGFRTNSFVGTEEYIAPEVIRGNGHTAAVDWWTLGILTYEMLFGFTPFKGDNTNETFCNILKSEVTFPNNNEISRACKDLIKKLLTKNESKRLGSRMGAADIKRHPFFKKMQWSLLRNTEPPLIPVLTEDGYDFTKLSTNKNKNNGKSDANPSLEEQERIMFEEHVEYDDEVSDDDPFHDFNSMSLMKQDNNPLIYGDNNSYGKISYTPNSNRSRSNSHKGFFMR, from the coding sequence ATGGATGATCAGGAGTTGTACAGTCGTCCCAGCACACCTGGGGATAAGGAGAGAAGTTTATCATTTTCGAAATTGATTCCTCGTTCGTTCCGACGGAATGTTAGTGGTGCTAGTGGGAATGGGAGCTCTAATACGAGTCATTCCAGTGTCAATGTACAAGAGCagtttcaacaagaaaccGTAGAAGGATCTGACACAGAAGTCACTACAAAGGTTGTTGTAGCAGGGGTTGAAGAGGAACAGGATGTGGGAGTACCGGATTTGACGTCCTCTGTTTCTTCCACACAAGCCCAACAGAGTTCGAGGTTTTCGAGGTTCAAAAGTATATTTCATGGGAGCCCCAATGAGAACAAGAGTGGCGAAAAGTCGAGGAGGAATACTAGTCCGGTGGAGGATCAACAAGATTCTGAATTTCAACAGGAGCGCATCGATGAGGATCAAGCAGAGGATAGTAATTTGAGTGTTGGGTCTGCAGTCTCAAACCTTACGCCTACGACAAGGAAGCGGTCGCCGTCTACACCTACAATGCCTACCCATTTGACTTCTGCAGGCGGTAAAAATTTAGGGAGACAAGAAAGTAGAGGACATACTGGTAGTTTCAGCACAAACCCTTTCCGTAACGATCGAGATCGTTCCGGTACAATTCGCAGCAATAATCCATATTTCGTCTACCAAGGCTTACCGCCTCATGCATTATCGTCACAGGATCTCGATTACAGCTTGAATTTATCTTCCAGCAAACATGGAGATTCCTTGTTGGCAACTACTTCGGTAACTACACCAACCTCATCGGCCACTTCTGCCGCTTTACAGAAGGAGCATAAAAATTTAAGCAACTTGTCGCTCAACGAGATTaaagagaatgaagaagtcaATGAATTTTACAAGAATGATAGCTCACCTGGGAAGAAAGATGTGAAAGCtggaaagtttgaaagcCCGTTGCTGACCCCAGACAGTGCACAACCGTTTCCTTCCATCGTGATAGGTTGTGATAATGAAGGCGATGAGGACGAAATATTCCCACTAAGCCAGTCCGCTCTAAGCTCACCTTATAACGGTCATCTGAAACAACGTTACCTAGACGATAATGATCTGCGGAGTAAGCCAGCGCTGAGAAGAGCAGCATCCGTTCCGGATGCGACAAAGGATCTGTCCCCTATGAATTCTGGTAAGCAAAGAGGtaactcttcatcttcagctTTCGCACCTTTGGAGAAACTTCCGGATCTTGAGGAACCAAAGCGCTCAAGACGGTTGAGGAATAAATCATTTAGCAATAAGTTTCGTGATATTACCGTGGGTCCCCAATCATTCGAAAAAGTAAGACTCTTGGGTCAAGGTGATGTGGGAAAAGTATACCTGGTGAAGGAAAAGAGGACTAATAGGCTTTATGCGCTAAAGATTTTCAGTAAAGCtgaaatgatcaagagaaagaagataaagCGTATTTTGGCAGAGCAAGAAATTCTCGCAACTAGTAATCATCCTTTCATTGTGACCTTGTATCATTCATTTCAATCCGAAGACTACCTATATCTGTGCATGGAGTATTGTATGGGAGGAGAATTTTTCAGGGCTCTGCAGACAAGGAAGACAAAATGCATtagtgaagatgatgctCGTTTCTACGCCAGCGAGGTTACCGCAGCACTGGAATACTTGCACTTGATGGGTTGCATTTACAGAGATTTGAAGCCTGAGAATATTCTGCTGCATAAATCGGGTCACATCATGCTTTCAGATTTCGATTTGTCAATTCAGGCGAAGGATGCCAAAAATCCAGTGGTTAAAGGTTCTGCTCAATCAACCTTGGTGGATACAAAAATTTGCTCGAACGGTTTTAGAACTAATTCATTTGTGGGAACAGAAGAATATATTGCTCCAGAAGTAATCAGGGGCAACGGACATACAGCCGCTGTTGATTGGTGGACTCTAGGTATCTTAACCTACGAGATGTTGTTCGGTTTCACCCCTTTCAAAGGAGATAACACGAACGAAACTTTCTGCAATATATTGAAAAGTGAAGTAACCTTCCCTAACAACAACGAAATTTCACGAGCATGCAAAGATCTCATAAAGAAACTCCTGACAAAGAATGAGTCGAAGCGTCTGGGATCCAGAATGGGTGCTGCCGATATAAAACGCCatccatttttcaagaaaatgcaGTGGTCCCTTCTAAGGAATACTGAGCCTCCGCTGATCCCTGTACTCACTGAAGATGGTTATGACTTTACTAAACTATCGAcaaacaagaataaaaacAACGGTAAATCTGATGCTAACCCATCTCTAGAGGAACAAGAGCGCATTATGTTCGAGGAACACGTCGaatatgatgatgaagtgTCCGATGATGATCCTTTCCATGATTTTAATTCAATGAGCTTAATGAAACAAGACAACAACCCGTTGATTTATGGAGATAATAATTCCTATGGTAAAATTTCATATACTCCGAACTCGAATAGATCAAGGAGTAACAGCCATAAGGGTTTCTTCATGAGATGA
- the MSH3 gene encoding mismatch repair protein MSH3 (similar to Saccharomyces cerevisiae MSH3 (YCR092C); ancestral locus Anc_6.372) encodes MAAQPTISRFFKPVSKSRDIQKPSRLDKTDESNDGSVETIEIDASPKMGSSEVTPFESEADTEVMPIGKRFAETCEWSGMSDGKRRKSNLINDSGIKMAKKRITSDKLTPLDQQVKDLKEANMDKLLVVRVGYKYKCFAQDAIIASQVLQIKLIAGKLTFDGSSSQDFDHKQFAYCSFPENRLHVHLERLVRRDLKVGVVEQSETSAIKKYSKDANKSGVFVREVTNTFTKATYGINNTFSSDSRRILGDTCSIWSLLLKKVNNKYRFRLLSVSLNSGEIIHDDFEDSEYSTEKLEIRARYLEPKELVIGENLPLHLERLFNQRDCIIHKAEITREPQPQTHDTLKKAGVSPEYADAFELLFNYLKDYGNEQILLIYSAYQPFASKAYMLLNSNTLESLDIFTNDGGKGSLFWLLDHTRTSFGSRILKEWVLRPLLNQSEIEERLDAVECIKKEINNVFFEALNQMLKNTTDLLRTLNRIAYGNTSRKEVYAFLKQINQLEHHFEIHSKYLSQQVVAQSGQIKQNSSLLTRILSEMMTLSQKSKVSLLFSMINVSAVMEKDSEKQITEFFNLNNYDHPDSIIQRLREIDSVQDELTEELNCIRKTLKRPHLTYKDNVDYLIEVRNTQVKDIPSDWVKVNNTKMISRFHTPNIIQLLEKLQYQKDLLLRDANTEYEHFLSRIVEEYGPLRNFINYIGTYDSLLALAATSCNSNYVRPKISSRKQFIRATNARNPVIESLDVQYVPNNINMSEENGKVLILTGPNMGGKSSYVRQVALLVILAQIGSFVPADSLELGLFDNVFTRIGAFDNILRGESTFKVEMLEILSILQNCTNKSLLLLDEVGRGTGTEDGKAIASTLLEYFLTEKECPLILFTTHYTMLGMIESPILRNYFMDYVEERREGENWPSVVLLYKLKPGMTSNSYGLNVARLAHIDKAIINRAYDISEDTRMEFELSRDTSLASQMKSIMSSSTNSPKQMLLGLLELQEDDEKVSHE; translated from the coding sequence ATGGCTGCCCAACCAACGATTAGTAGGTTTTTTAAGCCAGTAAGCAAGTCTAGGGATATTCAGAAGCCCTCAAGGTTGGACAAGACGGATGAGAGCAACGATGGAAGCGTAGAGACGATTGAGATAGATGCCTCACCAAAAATGGGGTCTTCGGAAGTGACTCCATTTGAATCAGAGGCCGACACTGAAGTGATGCCCATAGGTAAGAGGTTTGCAGAGACTTGCGAATGGTCGGGAATGAGTGATGGCAAGAGAAGGAAGTCGAATCTTATTAATGACAGTGGGATCAAAATGgctaagaagagaataaCCTCAGACAAATTAACTCCTTTGGACCAGCAAGTGAAGGACCTAAAGGAAGCCAACATGGATAAACTCTTGGTTGTTAGAGTGGGCTACAAATACAAATGTTTCGCGCAGGATGCTATTATTGCCAGTCAAGTGCTACAGATCAAACTTATAGCGGGTAAATTGACATTCGATGGGTCGAGTAGtcaagattttgatcaCAAGCAATTTGCATACTGCTCTTTCCCCGAAAATCGTCTTCATGTGCATCTCGAGAGGCTAGTTCGTCGAGATCTTAAAGTTGGGGTAGTGGAACAATCAGAGACAAGTGCCATAAAGAAATACTCTAAGGATGCCAACAAGAGTGGCGTGTTTGTGCGTGAGGTAACCAATACATTTACAAAAGCAACTTACGGGATCAACAATACTTTCTCGTCAGATTCTAGACGCATACTCGGAGACACTTGCAGCATTTGGAGTctacttttgaagaaagtcaacAACAAATATCGTTTCAGGCTGCTGTCAGTTTCGTTGAATAGTGGAGAAATTATACACGACGACTTCGAAGACTCTGAATATAGTACAGAAAAGCTTGAAATACGAGCAAGATACTTGGAACCAAAGGAGCTTGTTATCGGTGAGAATTTACCGTTGCATCTAGAGCGCCTCTTTAACCAGCGGGACTGCATTATTCACAAGGCGGAAATTACGAGAGAACCACAACCGCAAACCCACGATACCTTGAAAAAGGCAGGTGTCTCACCAGAGTATGCTGATGCCTTCGAGCTTTTATTCAattatttgaaagattatGGGAACGAGCAAATCTTACTCATTTACTCTGCGTATCAGccttttgcttcaaaaGCCTACATGCTGCTCAATTCCAATACTTTAGAAAGTCTCGATATTTTTACAAATGATGGTGGCAAAGGCTCTCTCTTCTGGCTGCTTGATCACACAAGAACATCGTTTGGttcaaggattttgaaGGAATGGGTGCTTCGACCGCTATTAAATCAATCTGAAATCGAAGAACGACTCGATGCAGTTGAATGCATTAAAAAGGAAATCAATAACGTGTTTTTCGAAGCTCTCAATCAAATGCTTAAGAATACCACAGACCTTCTCCGCACTCTTAATCGTATAGCATATGGTAACACGTCCAGGAAAGAAGTGTATGCCTTTTTGAAACAGATAAATCAACTGGAACatcattttgaaattcattcaaaatatttgagTCAGCAGGTTGTTGCCCAGAGTGGACAAATCAAACAGAACTCTAGCCTGCTAACCAGAATTTTAAGCGAAATGATGACCTTGTCACAAAAATCAAAAGTATCCTTACTCTTTTCCATGATCAATGTTTCTGCTGTGATGGAAAAGGACTCAGAGAAGCAAATTACTGAGTTTTTTAACTTGAACAATTATGATCATCCTGATTCAATAATTCAAAGACTTCGTGAAATTGACAGCGTTCAGGATGAACTCACCGAGGAGCTCAATTGCATACGCAAAACCCTGAAGCGACCTCATCTGACGTACAAGGACAATGTAGATTATCTGATAGAGGTCAGAAACACACAGGTCAAGGACATACCATCTGACTGGGTCAAAGTCAACAACACGAAGATGATAAGCAGATTTCATACACCGAATATCATTCAGTTGCTGGAGAAGCTCCAATATCAAAAGGACCTATTGTTGCGCGATGCAAACACAGAGTACGAGCACTTTCTTTCTCGCATAGTAGAGGAATACGGTcctttgagaaatttcatcaactaTATTGGAACGTATGATTCACTACTGGCTTTAGCAGCAACGTCGTGCAATAGTAATTACGTGCGTCCAAAGATTAGTTCTAGGAAACAGTTTATCAGGGCAACAAACGCACGTAACCCTGTGATTGAATCATTGGATGTGCAGTATGTTCCAAATAACATCAACATGTCTGAGGAAAATGGCAAAGTGCTCATTTTAACGGGCCCAAACATGGGAGGTAAATCCTCCTACGTTAGACAGGTGGCCTTGCTAGTAATCCTCGCGCAGATCGGGTCATTTGTACCTGCTGACTCTCTTGAACTTGGTCTGTTCGATAATGTCTTCACTAGAATTGGTGCTTTCGACAATATATTGCGAGGCGAGTCCACTTTTAAGGTTGAAATGTTAGAGATATTAAGCATTCTACAAAATTGTACCAACAAATCTTTGCTTCTACTAGACGAGGTTGGCAGAGGAACTGGAACCGAGGATGGAAAGGCGATTGCCTCCACATTATTAGAGTATTTTCTAACGGAGAAGGAATGCCCACTTATTCTCTTCACCACACACTACACTATGCTAGGTATGATAGAATCTCcaattttgagaaattacTTCATGGATTACGTCGAAGAAAGACGTGAAGGCGAGAACTGGCCAAGTGTTGTACTACTTTACAAATTAAAACCTGGCATGACCTCTAATTCGTACGGTCTAAATGTTGCGAGGTTGGCCCACATTGATAAAGCCATCATTAATCGAGCCTACGATATATCCGAAGATACGAGAATGGAATTTGAACTGAGTCGCGACACCTCATTGGCGTCGCAAATGAAAAGTATCATGAGCTCAAGCACCAATTCACCTAAACAGATGCTGCTTGGATTGCTTGAACTGCAGGAGGACGATGAAAAAGTTAGTCATGAGTGA